A single window of Hylaeus volcanicus isolate JK05 chromosome 8, UHH_iyHylVolc1.0_haploid, whole genome shotgun sequence DNA harbors:
- the LOC128881186 gene encoding autophagy protein 12-like — protein sequence MAEKEGNDLNTANENAVKSEEAGENLTNEDASASIEIIPSVTPSVRNEGGQVASKDKAKIDILLKATGNAPIMKQKKWSVSQDSCIGKISDFVRRYLKLDSNEKLFLYVNQTFAPAPDQVVKNLYDCYGADGKLILHYCKSQAWG from the exons ATGGCTgaaaaggaaggaaacgaTTTAAATACTGCAAATGAAAATGCTGTCAAATCTGAAGAGGCAGGAGAAAACTTAACAAACGAAGATGCATCAGCTAGTATCGAAATAATTCCTTCGGTAACACCTTCAGTTCGAAACGAAGGAGGACAAGTTGCTTCTAAGGACAAGGCAAAAA TTGACATTTTATTGAAAGCAACTGGTAATGCCCCgataatgaaacaaaagaaatggtCTGTCAGCCAAGATTCTTGTATCGGTAAAATCTCTGATTTTGTCAGAAGGTATCTTAAATTAGATTCCAATGAAAAGCTG TTTCTTTACGTAAATCAAACATTTGCACCTGCCCCAGACCAGGTGGTCAAAAACTTGTACGACTGCTATGGAGCGGatggaaaattaatacttCACTATTGTAAAAGTCAAGCTTGGGGTtga
- the LOC128881178 gene encoding cilia- and flagella-associated protein 52 isoform X3, whose product MGNNVTIRNVKTSEQTFLTGHKNLVSALNISPRGNLIASGQVSHQGFKAMVIIWDYEKREMKANYEVHKARVEDVCFTEDEQYLISLGGRDDGCILVWDIRNGSPLCGTFAGKESSGNAVTIARTNLCNASFVTAGEETFRLWRVDPKGRKLCGVDVKIGKIRRAINCAVVDEKDENVYCGTTSGDIIKSRLNMSESNVESKYPIMIGCYSKISRSTKTKPSNGELYAGGVTNLLFLQKQEMIVGTGNGTVELIEIPEEPVAPVGIKTKKLLVVPCIITRRKGNVCGPVTSMIRYKHNLILVATALCEIYEMELSSFHTRLLVTCHTSSIYDLAFPRDRSEIFATSSKHDIRVWKLITQKELLRITVPNFICSNLCFDRNGGTIISAWNDGAIRAFALNGGKLLFIVHRAHTKSVSAIAITNDDCKLVSGGCDGQVRVWNAKSETQQLLKVLKEHRGPITSLHVSPDDKNVISSSTDGTCIVWDVRNFTRKYEIQGNTMYMATCFVPSGVQVLTCGTDRKIAYWETLDGSLVREVEGSTTGTINAISVSPDGRYFLTGSDDFIVKLWEYRTASTVNLGLAHAAPITGCAFAPNGKFMITVSADGAIMIWKYPFETSSHDNGIEVSTTVCAS is encoded by the exons ATGGGCAACAATGTTACCATAAGAAACGTAAAAACCAGCGAACAAACCTTCCTCACTGGTCACAAAAATCTCGTTTCTGCGTTGAATATCTCACCTCGCGGCAATTTAATAGCTTCCGGCCAAGTGAGCCATCAGGGTTTCAAG GCGATGGTCATAATATGGGATTACGAGAAGCGCGAGATGAAAGCTAATTACGAAGTGCACAAAGCCAGAGTGGAGGATGTGTGTTTCACAGAGGACGAACAATATTTGATTAGTCTTGGAGGTAGAGACGACGGTTGTATCCTGGTGTGGGACATTCGAAACGGAAGTCCACTTTGTG GTACCTTTGCTGGCAAAGAAAGTAGCGGAAACGCGGTGACGATCGCCCGCACGAACCTTTGTAACGCGAGTTTTGTCACCGCCGGGGAAGAAACGTTCAGGCTTTGGCGCGTCGATCCAAAAGGTCGAAAACTCTGCGGTGTCGACGTGAAAATCGGAAAGATCAGGCGCGCCATTAATTGCGCCGTCGTGGATGAAAAAGATGAGAACGTCTATTGCGGAACAACGTCTGGCGATATCATAAAATCAAG GTTGAACATGTCAGAATCGAACGTAGAATCCAAGTACCCGATCATGATCGGATGCTACTCTAAGATATCGCGTTCGACTAAAACAAAACCATCCAACGGAGAATTGTACGCGGGTGGCGTGACGAATCTGCTATTCTTACAAAAGCAAGAGATGATCGTAGGCACTGGAAACGGAACGGTCGAGTTAATCGAAATACCAGAAGAACCAGTGGCACCTGTCGGGATCAAAACGAAGAAATTACTAGTCGTCCCGTGTATAATAACG CGTCGTAAGGGGAACGTGTGCGGCCCGGTAACGTCGATGATCCGCTACAAACATAATCTTATACTAGTGGCGACTGCTTTATGCGAGATCTACGAAATGGAACTGTCGAGTTTTCATACACGTTTGCTCGTCACTTGCCACACCAGCTCTATATACGATCTCGCGTTTCCACG CGATCGTTCGGAGATATTTGCAACCAGTAGCAAACACGATATTCGGGTGTGGAAACTGATAACGCAAAAGGAGTTGCTTCGAATCACGGTACCGAACTTCATTTGCTCCAATCTGTGTTTCGATCGCAATGGCGGCACCATAATATCTG CCTGGAACGATGGCGCGATACGGGCATTCGCTTTGAACGGTGGAAAACTCCTGTTCATCGTTCATCGTGCCCACACGAAGTCCGTGTCTGCAATTGCGATTACGAACGACGATTGCAAGCTCGTCAGCGGTGGCTGTGACGGTCAA GTGCGAGTATGGAATGCAAAATCCGAAACGCAACAACTGTTGAAAGTCTTAAAGGAACACAGAGGTCCGATAACGTCGCTGCACGTTTCACCTgatgataaaaatgttattagcTCCAGTACAGACGGTACATGCATAGTATGGGATGTAAG GAATTTCACGAGAAAGTATGAGATACAGGGAAATACAATGTACATGGCGACGTGTTTCGTTCCTAGCGGTGTTCAAGTTTTGACTTGTGGTACAGACCGTAAAATAGCTTATTGGGAGACATTGGATGGATCGTTGGTTCGAGAAGTCGAAGGTTCGACGACTGGCACGATAAACGCTATAAGCGTCAGTCCTGACGGACGATATTTTCTTACTGGATCCGATGATTTCATTGTAAAGCTGTGGGAGTACCGTACCGCGAGTACCGTCAATTTGGGCCTTGCTCACGCTGCTCCGATTACTGGTTGCGCGTTCGCGCCAAATGGTAAATTTATGATTACAGTAAGCGCAGATGGTGCGATAATGATCTGGAAATACCCTTTCGAAACGAGTTCACACGATAATGGAATCGAGGTATCAACGACTGTATGCGCGTCATGA
- the LOC128881178 gene encoding cilia- and flagella-associated protein 52 isoform X1 translates to MRYFLYVVNDYSTFYTHLQFHVTSICTVDKIASPLLFVYKSLYVDYKNVLLLFVGIIRNGLRLHPDGEHLVYAMGNNVTIRNVKTSEQTFLTGHKNLVSALNISPRGNLIASGQVSHQGFKAMVIIWDYEKREMKANYEVHKARVEDVCFTEDEQYLISLGGRDDGCILVWDIRNGSPLCGTFAGKESSGNAVTIARTNLCNASFVTAGEETFRLWRVDPKGRKLCGVDVKIGKIRRAINCAVVDEKDENVYCGTTSGDIIKSRLNMSESNVESKYPIMIGCYSKISRSTKTKPSNGELYAGGVTNLLFLQKQEMIVGTGNGTVELIEIPEEPVAPVGIKTKKLLVVPCIITRRKGNVCGPVTSMIRYKHNLILVATALCEIYEMELSSFHTRLLVTCHTSSIYDLAFPRDRSEIFATSSKHDIRVWKLITQKELLRITVPNFICSNLCFDRNGGTIISAWNDGAIRAFALNGGKLLFIVHRAHTKSVSAIAITNDDCKLVSGGCDGQVRVWNAKSETQQLLKVLKEHRGPITSLHVSPDDKNVISSSTDGTCIVWDVRNFTRKYEIQGNTMYMATCFVPSGVQVLTCGTDRKIAYWETLDGSLVREVEGSTTGTINAISVSPDGRYFLTGSDDFIVKLWEYRTASTVNLGLAHAAPITGCAFAPNGKFMITVSADGAIMIWKYPFETSSHDNGIEVSTTVCAS, encoded by the exons ATGCGGTACTTTTTGTACGTGGTCAACGATTACTCTACTTTTTATACGCACTTACAGTTTCACGTGACATCGATATGCACGGTCGATAAAATAGCTTCTCCTCTGTTGTTTGTATACAAATCATTGTACGTcgattacaaaaatgtattactcCTGTTTGTAGGTATAATAAGAAATGGTTTACGACTGCATCCAGATGGGGAACATCTGGTATACGCGATGGGCAACAATGTTACCATAAGAAACGTAAAAACCAGCGAACAAACCTTCCTCACTGGTCACAAAAATCTCGTTTCTGCGTTGAATATCTCACCTCGCGGCAATTTAATAGCTTCCGGCCAAGTGAGCCATCAGGGTTTCAAG GCGATGGTCATAATATGGGATTACGAGAAGCGCGAGATGAAAGCTAATTACGAAGTGCACAAAGCCAGAGTGGAGGATGTGTGTTTCACAGAGGACGAACAATATTTGATTAGTCTTGGAGGTAGAGACGACGGTTGTATCCTGGTGTGGGACATTCGAAACGGAAGTCCACTTTGTG GTACCTTTGCTGGCAAAGAAAGTAGCGGAAACGCGGTGACGATCGCCCGCACGAACCTTTGTAACGCGAGTTTTGTCACCGCCGGGGAAGAAACGTTCAGGCTTTGGCGCGTCGATCCAAAAGGTCGAAAACTCTGCGGTGTCGACGTGAAAATCGGAAAGATCAGGCGCGCCATTAATTGCGCCGTCGTGGATGAAAAAGATGAGAACGTCTATTGCGGAACAACGTCTGGCGATATCATAAAATCAAG GTTGAACATGTCAGAATCGAACGTAGAATCCAAGTACCCGATCATGATCGGATGCTACTCTAAGATATCGCGTTCGACTAAAACAAAACCATCCAACGGAGAATTGTACGCGGGTGGCGTGACGAATCTGCTATTCTTACAAAAGCAAGAGATGATCGTAGGCACTGGAAACGGAACGGTCGAGTTAATCGAAATACCAGAAGAACCAGTGGCACCTGTCGGGATCAAAACGAAGAAATTACTAGTCGTCCCGTGTATAATAACG CGTCGTAAGGGGAACGTGTGCGGCCCGGTAACGTCGATGATCCGCTACAAACATAATCTTATACTAGTGGCGACTGCTTTATGCGAGATCTACGAAATGGAACTGTCGAGTTTTCATACACGTTTGCTCGTCACTTGCCACACCAGCTCTATATACGATCTCGCGTTTCCACG CGATCGTTCGGAGATATTTGCAACCAGTAGCAAACACGATATTCGGGTGTGGAAACTGATAACGCAAAAGGAGTTGCTTCGAATCACGGTACCGAACTTCATTTGCTCCAATCTGTGTTTCGATCGCAATGGCGGCACCATAATATCTG CCTGGAACGATGGCGCGATACGGGCATTCGCTTTGAACGGTGGAAAACTCCTGTTCATCGTTCATCGTGCCCACACGAAGTCCGTGTCTGCAATTGCGATTACGAACGACGATTGCAAGCTCGTCAGCGGTGGCTGTGACGGTCAA GTGCGAGTATGGAATGCAAAATCCGAAACGCAACAACTGTTGAAAGTCTTAAAGGAACACAGAGGTCCGATAACGTCGCTGCACGTTTCACCTgatgataaaaatgttattagcTCCAGTACAGACGGTACATGCATAGTATGGGATGTAAG GAATTTCACGAGAAAGTATGAGATACAGGGAAATACAATGTACATGGCGACGTGTTTCGTTCCTAGCGGTGTTCAAGTTTTGACTTGTGGTACAGACCGTAAAATAGCTTATTGGGAGACATTGGATGGATCGTTGGTTCGAGAAGTCGAAGGTTCGACGACTGGCACGATAAACGCTATAAGCGTCAGTCCTGACGGACGATATTTTCTTACTGGATCCGATGATTTCATTGTAAAGCTGTGGGAGTACCGTACCGCGAGTACCGTCAATTTGGGCCTTGCTCACGCTGCTCCGATTACTGGTTGCGCGTTCGCGCCAAATGGTAAATTTATGATTACAGTAAGCGCAGATGGTGCGATAATGATCTGGAAATACCCTTTCGAAACGAGTTCACACGATAATGGAATCGAGGTATCAACGACTGTATGCGCGTCATGA
- the LOC128881178 gene encoding cilia- and flagella-associated protein 52 isoform X2 — translation MDVKKLDLCGVIAFDGIIRNGLRLHPDGEHLVYAMGNNVTIRNVKTSEQTFLTGHKNLVSALNISPRGNLIASGQVSHQGFKAMVIIWDYEKREMKANYEVHKARVEDVCFTEDEQYLISLGGRDDGCILVWDIRNGSPLCGTFAGKESSGNAVTIARTNLCNASFVTAGEETFRLWRVDPKGRKLCGVDVKIGKIRRAINCAVVDEKDENVYCGTTSGDIIKSRLNMSESNVESKYPIMIGCYSKISRSTKTKPSNGELYAGGVTNLLFLQKQEMIVGTGNGTVELIEIPEEPVAPVGIKTKKLLVVPCIITRRKGNVCGPVTSMIRYKHNLILVATALCEIYEMELSSFHTRLLVTCHTSSIYDLAFPRDRSEIFATSSKHDIRVWKLITQKELLRITVPNFICSNLCFDRNGGTIISAWNDGAIRAFALNGGKLLFIVHRAHTKSVSAIAITNDDCKLVSGGCDGQVRVWNAKSETQQLLKVLKEHRGPITSLHVSPDDKNVISSSTDGTCIVWDVRNFTRKYEIQGNTMYMATCFVPSGVQVLTCGTDRKIAYWETLDGSLVREVEGSTTGTINAISVSPDGRYFLTGSDDFIVKLWEYRTASTVNLGLAHAAPITGCAFAPNGKFMITVSADGAIMIWKYPFETSSHDNGIEVSTTVCAS, via the exons atggACGTGAAAAAATTGGACTTATGTGGAGTAATAGCGTTCGACG GTATAATAAGAAATGGTTTACGACTGCATCCAGATGGGGAACATCTGGTATACGCGATGGGCAACAATGTTACCATAAGAAACGTAAAAACCAGCGAACAAACCTTCCTCACTGGTCACAAAAATCTCGTTTCTGCGTTGAATATCTCACCTCGCGGCAATTTAATAGCTTCCGGCCAAGTGAGCCATCAGGGTTTCAAG GCGATGGTCATAATATGGGATTACGAGAAGCGCGAGATGAAAGCTAATTACGAAGTGCACAAAGCCAGAGTGGAGGATGTGTGTTTCACAGAGGACGAACAATATTTGATTAGTCTTGGAGGTAGAGACGACGGTTGTATCCTGGTGTGGGACATTCGAAACGGAAGTCCACTTTGTG GTACCTTTGCTGGCAAAGAAAGTAGCGGAAACGCGGTGACGATCGCCCGCACGAACCTTTGTAACGCGAGTTTTGTCACCGCCGGGGAAGAAACGTTCAGGCTTTGGCGCGTCGATCCAAAAGGTCGAAAACTCTGCGGTGTCGACGTGAAAATCGGAAAGATCAGGCGCGCCATTAATTGCGCCGTCGTGGATGAAAAAGATGAGAACGTCTATTGCGGAACAACGTCTGGCGATATCATAAAATCAAG GTTGAACATGTCAGAATCGAACGTAGAATCCAAGTACCCGATCATGATCGGATGCTACTCTAAGATATCGCGTTCGACTAAAACAAAACCATCCAACGGAGAATTGTACGCGGGTGGCGTGACGAATCTGCTATTCTTACAAAAGCAAGAGATGATCGTAGGCACTGGAAACGGAACGGTCGAGTTAATCGAAATACCAGAAGAACCAGTGGCACCTGTCGGGATCAAAACGAAGAAATTACTAGTCGTCCCGTGTATAATAACG CGTCGTAAGGGGAACGTGTGCGGCCCGGTAACGTCGATGATCCGCTACAAACATAATCTTATACTAGTGGCGACTGCTTTATGCGAGATCTACGAAATGGAACTGTCGAGTTTTCATACACGTTTGCTCGTCACTTGCCACACCAGCTCTATATACGATCTCGCGTTTCCACG CGATCGTTCGGAGATATTTGCAACCAGTAGCAAACACGATATTCGGGTGTGGAAACTGATAACGCAAAAGGAGTTGCTTCGAATCACGGTACCGAACTTCATTTGCTCCAATCTGTGTTTCGATCGCAATGGCGGCACCATAATATCTG CCTGGAACGATGGCGCGATACGGGCATTCGCTTTGAACGGTGGAAAACTCCTGTTCATCGTTCATCGTGCCCACACGAAGTCCGTGTCTGCAATTGCGATTACGAACGACGATTGCAAGCTCGTCAGCGGTGGCTGTGACGGTCAA GTGCGAGTATGGAATGCAAAATCCGAAACGCAACAACTGTTGAAAGTCTTAAAGGAACACAGAGGTCCGATAACGTCGCTGCACGTTTCACCTgatgataaaaatgttattagcTCCAGTACAGACGGTACATGCATAGTATGGGATGTAAG GAATTTCACGAGAAAGTATGAGATACAGGGAAATACAATGTACATGGCGACGTGTTTCGTTCCTAGCGGTGTTCAAGTTTTGACTTGTGGTACAGACCGTAAAATAGCTTATTGGGAGACATTGGATGGATCGTTGGTTCGAGAAGTCGAAGGTTCGACGACTGGCACGATAAACGCTATAAGCGTCAGTCCTGACGGACGATATTTTCTTACTGGATCCGATGATTTCATTGTAAAGCTGTGGGAGTACCGTACCGCGAGTACCGTCAATTTGGGCCTTGCTCACGCTGCTCCGATTACTGGTTGCGCGTTCGCGCCAAATGGTAAATTTATGATTACAGTAAGCGCAGATGGTGCGATAATGATCTGGAAATACCCTTTCGAAACGAGTTCACACGATAATGGAATCGAGGTATCAACGACTGTATGCGCGTCATGA
- the LOC128881178 gene encoding cilia- and flagella-associated protein 52 isoform X4: protein MRYFLYVVNDYSTFYTHLQFHVTSICTVDKIASPLLFVYKSLYVDYKNVLLLFVGIIRNGLRLHPDGEHLVYAMGNNVTIRNVKTSEQTFLTGHKNLVSALNISPRGNLIASGQVSHQGFKAMVIIWDYEKREMKANYEVHKARVEDVCFTEDEQYLISLGGRDDGCILVWDIRNGSPLCGTFAGKESSGNAVTIARTNLCNASFVTAGEETFRLWRVDPKGRKLCGVDVKIGKIRRAINCAVVDEKDENVYCGTTSGDIIKSRLNMSESNVESKYPIMIGCYSKISRSTKTKPSNGELYAGGVTNLLFLQKQEMIVGTGNGTVELIEIPEEPVAPVGIKTKKLLVVPCIITRRKGNVCGPVTSMIRYKHNLILVATALCEIYEMELSSFHTRLLVTCHTSSIYDLAFPRDRSEIFATSSKHDIRVWKLITQKELLRITVPNFICSNLCFDRNGGTIISAWNDGAIRAFALNGGKLLFIVHRAHTKSVSAIAITNDDCKLVSGGCDGQVRVWNAKSETQQLLKVLKEHRGPITSLHVSPDDKNVISSSTDGTCIVWDVR from the exons ATGCGGTACTTTTTGTACGTGGTCAACGATTACTCTACTTTTTATACGCACTTACAGTTTCACGTGACATCGATATGCACGGTCGATAAAATAGCTTCTCCTCTGTTGTTTGTATACAAATCATTGTACGTcgattacaaaaatgtattactcCTGTTTGTAGGTATAATAAGAAATGGTTTACGACTGCATCCAGATGGGGAACATCTGGTATACGCGATGGGCAACAATGTTACCATAAGAAACGTAAAAACCAGCGAACAAACCTTCCTCACTGGTCACAAAAATCTCGTTTCTGCGTTGAATATCTCACCTCGCGGCAATTTAATAGCTTCCGGCCAAGTGAGCCATCAGGGTTTCAAG GCGATGGTCATAATATGGGATTACGAGAAGCGCGAGATGAAAGCTAATTACGAAGTGCACAAAGCCAGAGTGGAGGATGTGTGTTTCACAGAGGACGAACAATATTTGATTAGTCTTGGAGGTAGAGACGACGGTTGTATCCTGGTGTGGGACATTCGAAACGGAAGTCCACTTTGTG GTACCTTTGCTGGCAAAGAAAGTAGCGGAAACGCGGTGACGATCGCCCGCACGAACCTTTGTAACGCGAGTTTTGTCACCGCCGGGGAAGAAACGTTCAGGCTTTGGCGCGTCGATCCAAAAGGTCGAAAACTCTGCGGTGTCGACGTGAAAATCGGAAAGATCAGGCGCGCCATTAATTGCGCCGTCGTGGATGAAAAAGATGAGAACGTCTATTGCGGAACAACGTCTGGCGATATCATAAAATCAAG GTTGAACATGTCAGAATCGAACGTAGAATCCAAGTACCCGATCATGATCGGATGCTACTCTAAGATATCGCGTTCGACTAAAACAAAACCATCCAACGGAGAATTGTACGCGGGTGGCGTGACGAATCTGCTATTCTTACAAAAGCAAGAGATGATCGTAGGCACTGGAAACGGAACGGTCGAGTTAATCGAAATACCAGAAGAACCAGTGGCACCTGTCGGGATCAAAACGAAGAAATTACTAGTCGTCCCGTGTATAATAACG CGTCGTAAGGGGAACGTGTGCGGCCCGGTAACGTCGATGATCCGCTACAAACATAATCTTATACTAGTGGCGACTGCTTTATGCGAGATCTACGAAATGGAACTGTCGAGTTTTCATACACGTTTGCTCGTCACTTGCCACACCAGCTCTATATACGATCTCGCGTTTCCACG CGATCGTTCGGAGATATTTGCAACCAGTAGCAAACACGATATTCGGGTGTGGAAACTGATAACGCAAAAGGAGTTGCTTCGAATCACGGTACCGAACTTCATTTGCTCCAATCTGTGTTTCGATCGCAATGGCGGCACCATAATATCTG CCTGGAACGATGGCGCGATACGGGCATTCGCTTTGAACGGTGGAAAACTCCTGTTCATCGTTCATCGTGCCCACACGAAGTCCGTGTCTGCAATTGCGATTACGAACGACGATTGCAAGCTCGTCAGCGGTGGCTGTGACGGTCAA GTGCGAGTATGGAATGCAAAATCCGAAACGCAACAACTGTTGAAAGTCTTAAAGGAACACAGAGGTCCGATAACGTCGCTGCACGTTTCACCTgatgataaaaatgttattagcTCCAGTACAGACGGTACATGCATAGTATGGGATGTAAGGTAG
- the LOC128881185 gene encoding baculoviral IAP repeat-containing protein 5 yields the protein MDLLPEADSMFWKNGRLKTYEQWPFQSSDNSCNPNQMAAAGFHVIGGKEEPDLVQCFICSKQLDGWDPDDDPWDEHVKHQPQCQFVKLNKPDESSWTIQELFDLFKIYKVNECTSILEKAIDTVKEETALMVKQIPRIYKESRKSYKNQN from the exons ATGGATTTATTACC AGAAGCAGATTCGATGTTTTGGAAGAACGGAAGGTTGAAAACATACGAACAGTGGCCTTTCCAATCATCCGATAATTCATGCAATCCTAACCAAATGGCTGCTGCTGGATTTCATGTTATCGGCGGCAAAGAAGAACCAGACCTGGTACAATGTTTCATCTGCAGTAAACAACTTGATGGTTGGGATCCCGATGATGATCCATG GGACGAACACGTAAAACACCAGCCCCAATGTCAGtttgtgaaattaaacaaacccGACGAGAGCTCGTGGACTATACAAGAGCTGTtcgatttgtttaaaatatacaaagtaaACGAATGC ACGTCCATATTGGAGAAAGCTATAGATACAGTAAAGGAAGAAACTGCGCTAATGGTAAAACAAATACCTCGAATTTACAAGGAGTCGagaaaaagttacaaaaatcaaaattaa